One Rhodothermus bifroesti DNA window includes the following coding sequences:
- a CDS encoding glycosyltransferase family 4 protein, producing MRILFLDHTAALGGAELYLLDLAPAFAPPGEVVLFEEGLFTAKLRAASIPVAVIAAPRALHRVARESGLAASLGAAPSLVGLAWRVAQKARAFDVIYANSQKALVVGSLAALLARRPLVWNLHDLLTTEHFSQLNIRIAVTLANRFVRLVIANSEATKEAFLRAGGRRPVVVVHNGIDVSRFTTVDPERLRALRRELRLGEGPVVGLFSRLAPWKGQHVLLEAMALLPGVEAVLVGEALFQEEQRYAQQLRERAAQPDLRGRVHFLGFREDVPVLMQVVDVVVHTSVAPEPFGRVIVEGMLARRPVIATKAGGALEIVRPGKTGLLVPPGDAQALARAIQYLLMHPNEAYQLAQAAYEDACMRFSLEAMQAAVGQAVSSCL from the coding sequence ATGCGCATTCTTTTTTTAGACCATACGGCAGCGCTTGGAGGGGCTGAGCTATACCTGCTTGATTTGGCGCCTGCTTTTGCACCACCGGGCGAGGTGGTCTTGTTCGAAGAAGGTCTCTTTACCGCAAAGCTGCGCGCAGCGAGCATTCCCGTAGCGGTTATTGCCGCCCCCAGGGCTTTGCATCGCGTAGCGCGAGAATCGGGGCTTGCGGCCTCGTTGGGTGCTGCTCCAAGCTTAGTGGGTTTGGCCTGGCGCGTAGCGCAAAAGGCTAGGGCATTTGATGTGATCTATGCTAACTCCCAGAAAGCCTTAGTGGTAGGCAGTTTGGCTGCTTTGCTGGCCCGTCGACCGCTGGTGTGGAACTTGCACGACCTGCTGACGACCGAGCATTTTAGCCAGCTGAATATTCGCATAGCAGTAACGTTGGCAAACCGGTTTGTGCGGCTAGTGATTGCCAATTCGGAGGCTACCAAAGAGGCTTTTCTTCGGGCTGGGGGACGTAGGCCGGTTGTGGTGGTGCATAATGGGATCGATGTAAGTCGCTTTACAACTGTAGATCCGGAACGTCTGCGGGCACTGCGCCGGGAGCTGCGTTTAGGAGAAGGGCCCGTGGTAGGGCTTTTTAGTCGGCTAGCCCCTTGGAAAGGGCAGCATGTGTTGCTGGAAGCGATGGCCCTGTTGCCAGGTGTAGAGGCGGTGCTGGTAGGGGAAGCCTTGTTTCAAGAGGAGCAGCGCTATGCACAGCAACTTCGCGAGCGTGCAGCGCAGCCGGATTTAAGGGGACGGGTGCACTTTTTAGGTTTTCGGGAGGATGTGCCCGTGTTGATGCAGGTGGTAGATGTGGTGGTGCACACCTCAGTTGCCCCAGAGCCGTTTGGTCGGGTGATTGTGGAAGGGATGTTGGCTCGTAGACCCGTTATTGCAACGAAAGCAGGAGGTGCTCTAGAGATTGTGCGTCCAGGAAAAACGGGATTGCTGGTTCCACCTGGCGATGCGCAAGCGTTGGCTCGAGCTATTCAGTATCTGCTGATGCATCCCAATGAAGCCTATCAGCTAGCCCAGGCCGCCTATGAAGATGCGTGCATGCGATTTTCACTTGAGGCTATGCAAGCGGCTGTTGGGCAAGCGGTGTCATCTTGTCTTTAA